In one Kluyveromyces marxianus DMKU3-1042 DNA, complete genome, chromosome 4 genomic region, the following are encoded:
- the CHS1 gene encoding chitin synthase I, with protein MSYNYNGHAYYSRAESSDEHYEHQQDTYPMYDRSTHFQGDYTNQNERELAQEEEPVSQRQPYGSQYTGQYPAADAYEQPGDMQYYEAPAIQVEASSPIADTYNRSFLNPLQGNDQTQFVQPGFNDNRYFDRQSYRDDEVRSSTSATDFYSNQDTRPILNQPHHLYNFEQQNDPENPVYVDQNGDDYQINTYLNSNGDMVDPFAAGRENEQQEWEQHEYDYDDKDGGSSSISNMNDMATIDGIPTAKKEFDEESTDLGEHASHGIQRRPTVIRKFKLCQGNFIFDCPISTQLLGQYSTGTDKDKLSNEFKFMRYQAVTCEPNEFQHNNFTLRQLMYPYPRVTELMIVITMYNEDDILLGKTLKGVMDNIRHFTSRKNSKIWGPDAWKKICVCVVSDGRSKIHERSLALMSALGCYQDGFAKEAINDKKVVTHVYEHTTKVNISSVSAKNVDLTYGDGTIPIQMVFCLKEKNQKKINSHRWAFEAFAEVLNPNVIVLLDAGTMPGKDSIYELWKEFKDPQVGGACGEIKADLGRGFTKLLNPLVASQNFEYKMSNILDKTTESNFGFISVLPGAFSAYRFEALKGEPMRKYFMGDDLNATVFISNMYLAEDRILCFEIVTKANCNWVLRYCRGSYGATDVPERIPEFILQRRRWLNGSFFAALYSFLHFYKIFSSGHSLGRKVALVCEFIYLLLTTLIAWFSLSSFFLIFRILTLSIAISYPDKRAFSVLSVLFLWLYGLAVLVTFILSLGNKPKGTPTFYLSTFIFFAVLMIYMLVCSIYMSVHSIKHLVDSGQGLTKSSTFRDLVISVLSTYACYLLSSIIYLHPMHMLTSLVQYLMLSPSYINVLNIYAFCNVHDISWGTKGATAKPLGSIQSKDDGTVKMEIPILAHEIDENFNKFVQILTEPKPKEIEAPPSAEESQSSYYAMVRSLVVIFWVISNFLVIAAVLETGGISQYEEIHDLTKDAAASATIKSRKILSSKSTTYCYIILFLVAFTAVFRFIGCSMYCFGRTMRKLTF; from the coding sequence ATGAGCTATAATTATAATGGCCATGCTTATTATTCTCGCGCCGAAAGCTCTGATGAGCATTACGAACACCAACAGGACACGTATCCAATGTATGACAGGAGTACACATTTCCAAGGAGACTATACAAACCAGAACGAGCGGGAGCTAGCGCAAGAGGAGGAACCAGTTTCTCAGAGACAGCCTTACGGCAGCCAATATACAGGGCAGTATCCTGCGGCTGATGCATACGAACAACCTGGGGATATGCAGTACTACGAGGCTCCTGCGATTCAAGTTGAAGCATCTAGCCCTATTGCAGATACCTACAATCGGTCTTTTCTAAACCCATTGCAAGGAAATGACCAGACGCAGTTTGTCCAGCCAGGCTTTAACGATAACAGGTACTTTGACAGACAATCTTATCGAGATGACGAAGTTAGAAGCTCTACTTCTGCAACTGATTTTTATTCAAACCAGGATACTAGGCCAATTTTGAACCAGCCACATCATCTGTACAATTTCGAGCAACAAAATGATCCTGAAAATCCAGTTTACGTAGATCAAAATGGTGATGATTACCAGATCAACACATATTTGAACAGTAATGGTGATATGGTAGATCCATTTGCAGCTGGTCGTGAAAATGAACAGCAAGAGTGGGAACAACATGaatatgattatgatgataaagatgGTGGTAGCTCTTCTATTAGCAATATGAATGATATGGCTACGATCGATGGCATACCTACCGCAAAAAAAGAGTTCGATGAAGAAAGTACAGACTTAGGTGAACATGCATCACACGGAATACAAAGAAGGCCAACAGTCATTCGTAAGTTCAAGCTTTGCCAAGgtaatttcatttttgacTGTCCTATAAGTACACAGCTCTTGGGCCAGTATTCGACTGGTACCGACAAAGATAAGCTTTCGAATGAGTTCAAATTCATGAGATACCAGGCAGTGACCTGTGAACCGAATGAATTTCAACATAATAATTTCACTCTGCGGCAATTAATGTATCCTTATCCAAGAGTAACAGAACTTATGATCGTTATCACAATGTATAACGAGgatgatattcttctaGGGAAGACATTGAAAGGTGTCATGGACAATATCCGTCATTTTACCAGCCGTAAAAACTCTAAGATATGGGGACCTGATGCCTGGAAAAAAATCTGTGTTTGCGTGGTGAGTGATGGTAGATCTAAAATTCACGAGCGTTCACTCGCTTTAATGAGTGCCTTAGGGTGTTATCAAGATGGTTTTGCCAAAGAGGCTATTAATGACAAGAAAGTCGTTACGCATGTGTATGAACACACAACTAAAGTGAATATCAGTTCTGTGTCAGCCAAAAACGTCGATTTAACATATGGAGATGGAACCATTCCAATACAGATGGTTTTCTGcttgaaagaaaagaaccaaaagaagatcaatTCGCATCGTTGGGCTTTCGAAGCATTTGCAGAAGTGTTAAATCCAAATGTGATAGTACTTCTTGATGCTGGTACAATGCCAGGGAAGGATTCTATCTATGAACTATGGAAGGAATTCAAAGATCCTCAAGTTGGAGGAGCATGTGGTGAAATCAAGGCAGATTTGGGGAGAGGCTTTACGAAATTATTGAATCCATTAGTGGCTTCTCAAAACTTTGAATATAAAATGTCAAATATTCTTGATAAGACAACAGAGTCAAACTTTGGGTTTATCTCAGTTTTACCGGGTGCATTTTCAGCCTATAGATTTGAGGCTCTAAAGGGGGAACCTATGCGTAAGTACTTCATGGGGGATGATCTGAATGCTACAGTCTTCATCTCTAACATGTACTTAGCTGAAGATCGTATTTTATGTTTTGAAATTGTGACAAAGGCTAATTGTAACTGGGTTTTAAGGTACTGTCGTGGCTCCTATGGTGCAACTGATGTTCCGGAACGGATTCCAGAATTTATCTTGCAAAGAAGACGTTGGTTGAATGGGTCATTCTTTGCTGCATTATActcatttcttcatttttacAAGATTTTCTCCTCTGGCCATAGTCTAGGAAGAAAGGTTGCTCTAGTGTGTGagtttatatatttattgcTTACCACTTTGATTGCATGGTTTTCGTTAagttccttctttctcattttcagAATTCTAACGTTGTCCATTGCTATTTCATATCCGGATAAGAGGGCCTTTTCTGTGCTTTCTGTGCTCTTTTTATGGCTTTATGGACTTGCTGTATTAGTgacttttattttatccCTAGGGAACAAACCAAAAGGTACTCCAACATTTTACTTGAGTACATTCATATTCTTTGCCGTTCTAATGATATACATGTTGGTATGCTCGATCTACATGTCAGTGCATTCAATCAAACACCTGGTTGATTCTGGTCAAGGATTAACCAAAAGTTCAACATTCCGAGATCTTGTCATTTCTGTGCTGTCAACCTATGCATGCTACTTGTTAAGTTCGATAATATATCTTCATCCAATGCATATGCTAACGTCCCTAGTCCAATACCTAATGCTGAGTCCATCGTATATCAACGTGCTAAACATCTATGCTTTCTGTAATGTGCACGATATATCTTGGGGTACCAAAGGTGCGACTGCAAAGCCATTGGGTTCTATCCAATCGAAGGACGATGGTACTGTTAAGATGGAGATTCCAATTCTTGCTCACGAGATCGATGAGAACTTTAACAAGTTTGTTCAAATTTTGACCGAACCCAAGCCGAAGGAAATCGAAGCACCACCTTCTGCAGAGGAATCTCAGTCAAGCTATTATGCTATGGTGAGATCCCTGGTAGTCATCTTTTGGGTGATTTCAAACTTCTTGGTTATCGCTGCTGTTCTAGAGACAGGTGGTATAAGTCAGTACGAAGAGATCCATGATTTAACCAAAGATGCAGCAGCTTCTGCAACAATAAAATCACGGAAGATTTTGAGCTCTAAATCCACGACATACTGTTAcatcattcttttcctGGTGGCTTTTACCGCAGTATTCAGGTTTATAGGGTGCTCGATGTACTGCTTTGGCAGGACTATGCGAAAACTAACTTTCTAA
- the GAP1 gene encoding type I glyceraldehyde-3-phosphate dehydrogenase translates to MVSIAINGFGRIGRLVLRIALERKNIDVVAINDPFISVDYAAYMFKYDSTHGKYKGEVSHDGSNLIINGKKVAVFQEKDPATLPWGKLGVDIAVDSTGVFKELDSAQKHIDAGAKKVVITAPSKTAPMFVVGVNEDKYNGEKIVSNASCTTNCLAPIAKIINDEFGIEEGLMTTVHSITATQKTVDGPSHKDWRGGRTASGNIIPSSTGAAKAVGKVLPELQGKLTGMAFRVPTTDVSVVDLTVKLAKAATYDEIKAAVKKVSEGKLKDVVGYTEDAVVSSDFLGDTHSTIFDAAAGIQLSPKFVKLVAWYDNEYGYSTRVVDLVEHVA, encoded by the coding sequence ATGGTTTCTATTGCTATTAACGGTTTCGGTAGAATCGGTAGATTGGTTTTGAGAATCGctttggaaagaaagaacattGATGTCGTTGCCATCAACGATCCATTCATTTCCGTCGACTATGCTGCTTACATGTTCAAGTACGACTCTACCCACGGTAAGTACAAGGGTGAAGTCAGCCACGATGGTAGCAATTTGATCATCAACGGTAAGAAGGTTGCTGTGTTCCAAGAAAAGGACCCAGCTACCTTGCCATGGGGTAAGCTAGGTGTTGACATTGCCGTCGACTCCACTGGTGTGttcaaggaattggacTCTGCCCAAAAGCACATTGACGCTGGTGCCAAGAAGGTTGTGATTACCGCTCCTTCCAAGACCGCCCCAATGTTCGTTGTCGGTGTCAACGAAGACAAGTACAACGGTGAAAAGATCGTTTCCAACGCTTCTTGTACCACCAACTGTTTGGCTCCAATTGCCAAGATCATCAACGATGAATTCGGTATCGAGGAAGGTTTGATGACTACTGTCCACTCCATCACTGCCACCCAAAAGACCGTCGATGGTCCATCCCACAAGGACTGGAGAGGTGGTAGAACCGCTTCCGGTAACATTATCCCATCCTCCACCGGTGCCGCTAAGGCTGTCGGTAAGGTCTTGCCAGAATTGCAAGGTAAGCTAACTGGTATGGCTTTCAGAGTCCCAACCACAGATGTCTCCGTCGTCGACTTGACCGTTAAGTTGGCCAAGGCTGCTACTTACGATGAAATTAAGGCCGCCGTTAAGAAGGTCTCTGAAGGTAAGTTGAAGGACGTTGTCGGTTACACTGAAGACGCTGTCGTCTCTTCTGACTTCTTGGGTGACACCCACTCCACCATCTTTGATGCAGCTGCTGGTATCCAGTTGTCTCCAAAGTTCGTCAAGCTAGTGGCATGGTACGATAACGAATACGGTTACTCCACCAGAGTCGTCGACTTGGTCGAACACGTTGCTTAG
- the ADH2 gene encoding zinc-dependent alcohol dehydrogenase has product MSIPTTQKGVIFYENGGQLYYKDIPVPKPKSNELLINVKYSGVCHTDLHAWKGDWPLDTKLPLVGGHEGAGVVVAMGDNVKGWKIGDLAGIKWLNGSCMNCEECELSNESNCPDADLSGYTHDGSFQQYATADAVQAAHIPAGTDLAQVAPILCAGVTVYKALKTAAMKAGDWVAISGAAGGLGSLAVQYAKAMGFRVLGIDGGEGKEELFKSLGGEVFIDFTKSKDIVGEVIKATNGGAHGVINVSVSEKAIESSIEYCRSNGTVVLVGLPKDAKCKSDVFNQVVKSIHIVGSYVGNRADTREALDFFCRGLVHAPIKVVGLSTLPEIYEKMEQGKILGRYVVDTSK; this is encoded by the coding sequence ATGTCTATTCCAACTACTCAAAAGGGTGTTATCTTCTACGAAAACGGTGGTCAATTGTACTACAAGGACATCCCAGTCCCAAAGCCAAAGTCTAACGAACTTTTGATCAACGTTAAGTACTCCGGTGTCTGCCACACCGATTTGCACGCCTGGAAGGGTGACTGGCCATTGGACACCAAGTTGCCATTGGTCGGTGGTCACGAAGGTGCCGGTGTCGTCGTCGCCATGGGTGACAACGTCAAGGGCTGGAAGATCGGTGACCTTGCCGGTATCAAATGGTTGAACGGTTCTTGTATGAACTGTGAAGAATGTGAATTGTCCAACGAATCCAACTGTCCAGACGCTGACTTGTCCGGTTACACCCACGACGGTTCTTTCCAACAATACGCTACCGCTGACGCTGTCCAAGCCGCTCACATCCCAGCTGGTACCGACTTGGCTCAAGTCGCCCCAATCTTGTGTGCCGGTGTTACCGTCTACAAGGCTTTGAAGACCGCTGCAATGAAGGCTGGTGACTGGGTCGCCATCTCCGGTGCTGCTGGTGGTCTAGGTTCCTTGGCCGTCCAATACGCCAAGGCCATGGGTTTCAGAGTCCTAGGTATCGATGGTGGTGAAGGTAAGGAagaattgttcaagagCTTGGGTGGTGAAGTCTTCATTGATTTCACCAAGTCTAAGGACATTGTCGGTGAAGTCATCAAGGCTACCAACGGTGGTGCTCACGGTGTCATCAACGTCTCCGTCTCCGAAAAGGCCATCGAATCCTCCATCGAATACTGTAGATCCAACGGTACCGTCGTTCTAGTCGGTTTGCCAAAGGACGCCAAGTGTAAGTCCGATGTCTTCAACCAAGTCGTTAAGTCCATCCACATCGTTGGTTCTTACGTCGGTAACAGAGCTGACACCAGAGAAGCTCTTGACTTCTTCTGCAGAGGTCTAGTCCACGCCCCAATCAAGGTTGTCGGTTTGTCCACCTTGCCAGAAATTTACGAAAAGATGGAACAAGGTAAGATTCTAGGTAGATACGTTGTTGACACTTCCAAATAA
- the MRPS9 gene encoding mitochondrial 37S ribosomal protein uS9m encodes MFSRLSAVSLRQGFVVQRRLFSYARPLLNSGSQATANQNTARETNNEYQYSGTRIVPKLSTFYSANPHHEAHIDNLEALMRKYIKYPTVQVEERPMWLSLQEYALIGGGSRLKSTQYKQLLFLLNRLNSIDPQLMVPEISNTLAKYHKKTKLQPQRDTLKELDEFGRSLAIGRRKTATAKVYVVRGEGQILVNDRALNDYFVKMKDRESIMYPLKAIDSVGKYNIFAMVSGGGTTAQAEAIMHAIGKALVTFNPLLKTRLHRSGVLTRDYRHVERKKPGKRKARKMPTWVKR; translated from the coding sequence ATGTTCTCACGACTATCTGCTGTCTCTCTGAGACAAGGATTTGTGGTTCAAAGAAGGCTCTTCTCATATGCCAGACCACTGCTCAACAGCGGATCTCAAGCAACAGCCAACCAGAATACAGCAAGAGAAACAAATAATGAATACCAGTACAGTGGCACAAGAATTGTTCCTAAGTTGTCCACGTTCTACTCTGCTAACCCACATCATGAAGCCCACATCGACAACTTGGAAGCGTTGATGAGAAAATACATAAAGTATCCAACCGTGCAGGTGGAAGAAAGACCTATGTGGTTGAGTTTACAAGAGTACGCACTAATAGGTGGTGGTTCTCGTTTGAAGTCTACACAATACAAGCAATTactatttttgttgaaccGTTTGAACTCCATTGACCCACAACTAATGGTTCCAGAGATTTCAAATACCTTGGCCAAGTACCACAAGAAGACGAAGCTACAACCTCAAAGAGACACTTTGAAAGAACTAGACGAGTTTGGAAGAAGTTTAGCTATCGGGAGAAGAAAGACGGCGACAGCAAAGGTTTACGTTGTGCGTGGGGAAGGTCAAATCCTCGTCAATGATCGTGCTTTGAACGATTACTTCGTAAAAATGAAGGACAGAGAGTCCATCATGTACCCATTGAAGGCTATCGACAGTGTCGGTAAGTACAACATCTTTGCCATGGTTTCAGGCGGTGGGACCACTGCTCAGGCAGAAGCTATTATGCACGCTATCGGTAAGGCGTTGGTTACCTTCAACCCGCTCCTAAAGACTAGGCTACATAGATCTGGCGTCTTGACTAGAGACTACAGACAcgttgaaagaaagaagccTGGTAAGAGAAAGGCCAGAAAGATGCCTACGTGGGTTAAGCGTTGA
- the MHF1 gene encoding Mhf1p, translating into MDEEKRLKSQLRGKLWFYVESIIKRELPDDVKYTSKFVNTLMELVYQQICEVGGDLEAFAAHAGRNVVTSEDMLLRTRKNKDLQDFLKLRLLELRESNPARESKR; encoded by the coding sequence ATGgatgaagagaagaggCTGAAGTCACAATTACGTGGGAAACTTTGGTTTTACGTGGAGTCGATCATCAAGAGGGAATTGCCAGATGACGTGAAATACACTTCTAAATTTGTAAATACGCTAATGGAGTTGGTGTACCAGCAGATTTGTGAAGTTGGTGGGGACTTAGAGGCATTTGCAGCTCATGCTGGCAGAAACGTTGTTACCTCTGAAGACATGTTGCTGCGAACACGGAAAAATAAAGATTTACAGGACTTTCTGAAACTTCGGCTGTTAGAATTGCGAGAATCGAATCCAGCCCGAGAAAGTAAACGCTAG
- the DUF1 gene encoding Duf1p — translation MSKYTLSYGFLPPSNNTDTTHLLPITSITRLDSTVITAGRDGNVIIEESHTKLAVHSDWISGIACLSATKFLTVSHDFTICYNWQTTAWNHRIVGYHDDYVKGIALIGFHDMKCKFATVGLDKKLKIWELDLFEVENEDDEEAKLIGEFDNATKQDAGSIYCVAATESTVIFGDNDGRLRWYDVENNRLIRSLDDAACVNLKTLKILDDNKTVMSTGADGSVKLWDIETGKCLKTRKLEHAIWSVEGNSSGNLYLGDSAGNILLLCHDKVSFIYENNQEEKSYRSGGILAMSIIDDEVWFSNSGNSNLNKLNLKTKELKVIQGGHALLRCSLLTNRRHVITENTLGSLQKWDIVSCELVENISKDEGTFDEVVRKRNPKEVLPHWCTVTIKRGILFVKINERFLNTEVYGSALTDYEIVNADKADDINFDERYNLGRIAINSLLHGFIEYELAKDRKFREEKTAIKKQTPPSTPNILRRHSSMVLEHTGSEHKDKNKEKRRLSIFTKFTQSNNTTPQNSAPNTPNGMMDTHQGIIEENESGAMPMMLPGPATAPNNSIKPIHIPLSRTTTDHSMERSATPSSTFGFHNKVSRMKFDTGSTEDIPSSSSIGNGEVKFKFTSRNFSSGNSAETKKSGLFLNEYIDEVYQSYLRQPPNSSSSFMKFGKRIADTLFIRDSTRPVVKIKSGCILTVNHWREGSTGETISFSTYLPPPTYTSSDLVDNFSTYESLEKHLPIWLGKILFKEDKVVKNYPKITFIIQPWVDTEFESSEDKEHGSQSKKSGFYRKIKPHESPLMLPKINDANVRLTAAEMIKAKKVKQYIVDRFETRTPEMKNKEDPSDWLEILCKGTVLENDITLSAIRTLYWKSNTDIVLEYRRKNPVSS, via the coding sequence ATGAGCAAGTACACACTATCATATGGGTTTTTACCGCCATCTAACAATACAGATACCACTCATTTATTACCTATCACCTCAATAACTAGGCTTGATTCTACAGTAATAACTGCAGGGAGAGATGGTAATGTTATCATTGAGGAAAGCCACACGAAACTTGCGGTCCATAGCGATTGGATAAGTGGAATTGCCTGCCTCTCTGCCACCAAATTCCTCACTGTTTCACACGATTTCACTATTTGCTACAACTGGCAAACAACTGCGTGGAATCACAGAATTGTGGGCTACCATGATGATTACGTGAAAGGCATTGCGCTAATTGGATTTCATGATATGAAGTGTAAGTTTGCTACTGTGGGCCTTGATAAGAAGTTAAAGATATGGGAACTCGACCTCTTTGAGGTTGAAAACgaggatgatgaggaagcTAAGCTAATTGGTGAGTTTGATAATGCTACCAAGCAGGATGCAGGTTCTATTTATTGTGTGGCAGCCACAGAGAGTACTGTGATTTTCGGCGATAATGACGGTAGACTAAGATGGTACGATGTGGAAAACAACAGGTTGATCAGAAGTCTCGATGATGCCGCTTGTGTAAACCTTAAGACTTTGAAAATCTTAGACGATAACAAAACAGTTATGAGCACTGGTGCTGATGGAAGTGTGAAACTTTGGGATATTGAAACAGGAAAATGTctcaaaacaagaaaacttGAACATGCGATATGGTCAGTCGAAGGTAACTCTTCCGGCAATTTATATCTCGGCGACTCAGCTGGTAATATCTTATTACTATGTCATGACAAAGTTTCCTTTATTTACGAAAataatcaagaagaaaaaagctATAGATCCGGGGGCATTCTGGCAATGTCTattattgatgatgaagtgTGGTTTTCTAACTCTGGCAACTCAAATCTCAATaaattgaacttgaagacaAAGGAGCTCAAAGTAATACAGGGTGGACATGCTTTGTTGCGTTGTTCACTTTTAACAAATCGTAGACATGTTATCACAGAAAATACTCTGGGTTCTCTACAGAAATGGGACATCGTGTCTTGCGAGCTTGTTGAAAATATTAGCAAAGATGAGGGAACATTTGATGAAGTTGTGCGTAAGAGAAATCCCAAAGAGGTTCTACCTCATTGGTGTACTGTTACTATAAAACGAGGCATCCTTTTCGTTAAGATTAATGAACGATTTTTGAACACCGAAGTATATGGAAGCGCGTTAACTGATTATGAGATTGTCAATGCCGATAAGGCAGATGACATTAATTTTGATGAGAGATATAATTTAGGTCGAATTGCGATAAATTCCTTATTACATGGCTTCATAGAGTACGAACTAGCAAAGGATAGGAAATTCAGGGAGGAGAAAACTGCTATAAAAAAACAGACGCCTCCATCAACGCCAAATATCCTGCGTAGACATAGTTCCATGGTTCTGGAACATACTGGATCTGAACATAAGGATAAGAATAAAGAGAAGAGGCGGTTGTCTATATTTACAAAGTTCACTCAGTCCAATAATACGACACCTCAGAATTCTGCCCCTAATACCCCAAATGGCATGATGGATACCCACCAAGGAATAATCGAAGAAAACGAAAGTGGTGCCATGCCCATGATGTTACCAGGCCCTGCTACCGCGCCTAATAACTCTATTAAACCTATACATATACCGCTTTCAAGGACGACCACCGATCACAGTATGGAGAGATCGGCAACACCCTCTAGTACTTTCGGATTCCATAACAAGGTTTCAAGAATGAAATTCGACACTGGAAGCACGGAGGATATTCCTAGCTCATCATCTATTGGAAATGGCGAGGTGAAATTTAAGTTCACTTCAAGGAATTTCTCAAGTGGTAATTCCGCGGAAACGAAAAAATCAGGTTTGTTTTTAAATGAATACATTGATGAAGTATATCAGTCGTATTTGAGACAGCCACCAAACTCTTCGTCATCATTTATGAAGTTTGGGAAACGTATAGCAGACACTCTCTTTATTCGAGACTCAACAAGACCAGTAGTGAAAATCAAAAGTGGTTGCATACTCACGGTTAACCACTGGAGGGAAGGATCTACAGGAGAGACCATTTCCTTCTCCACATACCTTCCACCACCAACATATACATCCAGCGACTTGGTTGACAACTTCTCAACCTACGAGTCTCTCGAAAAGCACCTCCCAATATGGCTCGGCAAGATCTTGTTCAAGGAGGACAAAGTCGTTAAGAACTACCCTAAGATAACATTCATCATCCAACCCTGGGTTGACACAGAATTTGAGTCTTCTGAAGATAAGGAGCATGGCTctcaatcaaaaaaatcTGGCTTTTACAGAAAAATCAAACCCCATGAATCTCCACTGATGCTTCCAAAGATCAATGACGCTAATGTTCGATTAACCGCCGCTGAAATGATAAAAGCAAAGAAAGTTAAGCAGTATATAGTCGACAGGTTCGAAACAAGAACACCAGAAATGAAGAATAAGGAAGACCCTAGTGATTGGCTTGAAATTTTATGCAAGGGCACCGTTCTCGAAAACGATATAACCTTGAGTGCTATCCGTACTCTGTACTGGAAATCAAACACTGATATTGTGCTTGAATACAGGCGCAAGAACCCAGTAAGCTCCTAG
- the RPB5 gene encoding DNA-directed RNA polymerase core subunit RPB5, with protein MDQEQERGISRLWRAFRTVKEMVRDRGYFITQEEIDLSLEDFKVKYCDSMGKPQRKMMSFQSNPTEESIEKFPEMGSLWVEFCDEASVGVKTMKNFVVHITEKNFQTGIFIYQSGITPSANKILPTAAPAVIETFPEASLVVNITHHELVPKHIRLSDAEKKELLKRYRLKESQLPRIQRMDPVALYLGLKRGEVIKIIRKSETSGRYASYRICL; from the coding sequence atggatcaagaacaagaaagaggTATTTCCAGACTATGGAGAGCCTTTAGAACGGTAAAGGAGATGGTCAGAGACCGTGGATATTTTATTAcgcaagaagaaattgactTAAGTTTGGAAGACTTCAAGGTAAAGTACTGTGATTCAATGGGTAAGCCTCAACGTAAAATGATGTCTTTCCAATCTAACCCAACCGAGGAATCGATAGAGAAATTCCCAGAAATGGGGTCTTTGTGGGTTGAATTTTGTGATGAGGCATCTGTTGGTGTGAAGACAATGAAGAATTTTGTGGTTCATATTACGGAGAAGAACTTCCAAACGGGTATTTTCATTTACCAAAGTGGTATCACACCAAGTGCCAACAAGATCCTACCAACTGCTGCGCCAGCTGTTATAGAGACTTTCCCCGAGGCCTCTTTGGTTGTTAACATTACACATCACGAACTAGTTCCAAAGCATATAAGATTAAGTGACGCCGAGAAGAAGGAGTTGTTAAAAAGATACAGATTGAAGGAATCTCAATTACCTAGAATCCAAAGAATGGACCCAGTAGCACTATACCTTGGTTTAAAGAGAGGTGAAGTTATAAAAATTATCAGAAAGTCTGAAACTTCGGGGCGTTATGCCAGTTACAGAATCTGTTTGTGA
- the RIB7 gene encoding 2,5-diamino-6-(ribosylamino)-4(3H)-pyrimidinone 5'-phosphate reductase, which yields MVLLPLKKDLVPFLEPYLPDEERDADKEKPYVILTYAQSLDSRIAKIKGTRTFISHEETKTMTHYLRYKFDAIMLGCGTVLVDDPGLNCKWWPEDEKPEHLAGISPRPIILDPNCKWKFADSKMKKLYEAGDGKAPIIVVKELPSEPEEGVDYLVMRTNFTGKMDWSDMLVQLKSKFNVKSVMVEGGGIVINDLLQRPNLVDALIITLGATFLGSEGVEVSPLVEIKLKDVSWWTGDLDTVLCSRLVTH from the coding sequence ATGGTTTTGTTACCTTTAAAGAAAGATTTGGTTCCGTTTTTGGAGCCATACTTGCCAGACGAAGAGCGTGATGCTGACAAAGAGAAGCCGTATGTGATTCTAACGTATGCGCAGTCGTTGGACTCGCGTATTGCTAAGATCAAGGGTACAAGAACGTTTATCTCGCACGAGGAAACCAAGACTATGACGCACTACTTGCGTTACAAGTTCGATGCGATCATGTTGGGTTGCGGTACGGTGTTGGTTGACGACCCCGGGTTGAACTGTAAGTGGTGGCCTGAGGACGAAAAGCCGGAGCACTTGGCTGGGATTTCGCCCAGACCGATCATTTTGGACCCCAATTGCAAGTGGAAGTTTGCGGActcgaagatgaagaaattgtaCGAGGCTGGCGACGGGAAGGCTCCGATCATCGTGGTGAAGGAGCTTCCGAGCGAACCTGAAGAAGGTGTGGATTACTTGGTTATGCGCACCAACTTCACGGGTAAGATGGACTGGTCTGATATGCTCGTGCAGCTCAAGTCCAAGTTCAATGTGAAGTCTGTCATGGTCGAAGGTGGTGGGATTGTTATCAACGACTTGCTACAAAGACCAAACCTTGTTGACGCTTTGATCATCACCTTGGGTGCTACCTTCTTGGGTAGTGAGGGTGTCGAAGTGTCGCCATTGGTCGAGATCAAGTTGAAGGACGTCTCGTGGTGGACCGGCGATTTGGATACCGTCTTGTGCTCCCGTTTGGTTACCCACTAG